One window from the genome of Cryptomeria japonica chromosome 6, Sugi_1.0, whole genome shotgun sequence encodes:
- the LOC131057806 gene encoding uncharacterized protein LOC131057806, with the protein MGPQSLCAKIENHLTKLLNVAAQSKTLKKNLFMDWDCKIQMALSNLIIPPIFSLGSLVDQTNPRAGVIWDALVVGWRKVNFDGSSVGYPSQSGIGCILRDFDGLCIKEISKNIGVATNNEA; encoded by the coding sequence ATGGGCCCTCAGTCTCTTTGTGCaaaaattgagaaccacctgactAAGCTCTTGAATGTGGCGGCCCAATCCAAAACACTTAAGAAAAATTTGTTCATGGACTGGGATTGTAAGATTCAGATGGCTCTTTCAAATCTAATCATCCCTCCAATTTTCAGTCTGGGCTCTCTGGTGGATCAGACCAATCCAAGAGCGGGGGTGATTTGGGACGCACTAGTAGTTGGGTGGAgaaaggtaaactttgatggttcTTCTGTAGGCTATCCGAGCCAAAGTGGTATTGGTTGCATTCTGAGGGACTTTGATGGTCTCTGTATAAAAGAAATCTCCAAAAATATTGGAGTGGCTACTAATAATGAAGCATAA